The following coding sequences are from one Rattus norvegicus strain BN/NHsdMcwi chromosome 11, GRCr8, whole genome shotgun sequence window:
- the Myh15l1 gene encoding myosin-15-like, with translation MRKKNTSQMRAAKVRNLTEEVQSLHEDVSKLTRAVQAAQEAQQQTQEHLHIEEEKLSNVSKVNQKLSQQVDAICLSEE, from the exons atgaggaaaaaaaatactagcCAGATGAGAGCGGCCAAG GTGAGGAACCTGACTGAGGAGGTGCAGTCTCTACATGAGGACGTCAGTAAACTCACCAGAGCCGTGCAGGCTGCTCAGGAGGCCCAGCAGCAGACCCAGGAGCATCTGCACATAGAGGAGGAGAAACTCAGCAACGTGAGCAAAGTAAATCAGAAGCTCAGCCAGCAAGTTGATGCG